The DNA segment TCATGCATGAAGGCATAGCTCATATGCCTCGTGTTCTTGGCGAAGCCGACGTTGCCCGTAGAGTCAACCATGATGATGCCCATCGTGTCCCTGCCGAAGTAGCGCGTTGCGAGGCTTATGGCTGCGTCGCTCGCAGCCTGGGCGTCCATCCCGAGGCGGACAAAGTCGGTGGCGCTCTTGGCGAGGGCAAGCTTTATGGCCACCTCCCCCAGGCCCGTGCAGGAGGCCCCTGCCACCTCATTGGCGTAGGTTCCGCCTCCGATTATCGGCGTGTCGCCGACCCTGCCGAACATCTTGAGGAAGACCCCGCCGGTGGAGGTTCCGGCAACGACTTCTTCGCCGTCGAAGGCGACTGCACCAACCGTGCTCCTGAGGACTTCGGGATACTCCTTGATAAGCTCGTTGAGCTTCTTCCAGTGCTTCGTTTCGCCCCTCTCTATGAGCTTCTTCCTGAGCTCCTCCCACTGCTTCAGCCTCTCGTCTGTTATGGGGTTGTACTCCTCGAAGCCCATGAGCCTGGCGAACTTTACCGCTCCCTCACCGTTGAGGAGCACGTGGTCGGTCTTCTCCATGACCTTTCGAGCGACGCTTATCGGGTTCTTGACGCCCCAGATCCCGGCGACGGCGCCCGCTTCAAGCGTTTTGCCGCGCATTATTGCCGCGTCCATCTCGACCTTTCCGTCGAGCGTCAAAACGCTCCCGGTTCCAGCGTTGAAGAGTGGGTTGTCTTCCAGGGCCTTGACGGCTTCCTCAACCGCATCCAAAGCAGAGCCCCTCTTGAGTTCGCGCCATCCGGCCAGAACTGCCTCCCTAACACCCTCGATGACCTTTGGAATGCGCTCCTCTTTTCGTATGGTACCTGCACCGCCGTGAACTATTATCGCTGGCATAGAACCACCGGAGAAAAGAACGTTCGAACGGTTAAAAGGATTATGGAAACGGGAAGATAAGAACTTCAGCTCAGAGCCATGTTGATTATTGTTTCCCCAATGTTCTCAAGGTACTCCAGGATTCTCCTGTAGCTCTCAAGGGCTATTGACTGCCGGTAGTCGATGGAGCGTATCTCCTCCTTCAGCTCAAGCATGAGCCTGTCTATCTTGCCAAGGTCCCTCTCCTCTATCTGGGCCATCACATGACCAAACTTTTCCTTGAGATACTGGATGTTCACAGCCCCAGGGTTTTCGGCTATCCTCATGATGTGATCCCCTATGCGCTCTATGTTGCGCACTATGAACAGTATACCGAGGAGGTCAAAAGTCCTTTTTATTATGCCGCTCTCCTCCGTAACGCCGCGCTTGTTGAGGAGCCTGTTGACGGCACGGATTATGAGGAAGTAGAACCTGTCCAGCTCGTTCTCAAGGTCGTTTATGTCGCGGAGGATCTCCCCGTCCCCGGGGGAGGCAATGAGAAGCTCAAGGTCGCCGAGCATCGATATGATGAGCGAGCGGATCCTGTTGAGGAGCTCGGCCAGGTTGACCTCCTCCTCATCGAGGAGGCTCTTGGCGACTATCCTCTGGGGCTCGTCAAGTATTATCTCGACCCCCGGAAGGCTCTGGAGAATCTTCCTTATCTTGACCTTGTATATCGGCATCTCCTCAGCGAGGTGGATCTCAAGGACGTCGTAACCCTGGATGTAGGCCGAGATAACGAGCCTGACCGCCATGTCGGGCGAGTACTCCCGCGATATATGGAGAATTTTCTTCTCGCTCACATCTCTGGGCTCCTTTGGGAATATGGTTATGCTGCCGTCGGGGTTTATTGAGAGCGGAACCACGTCACCCTGGCTGAGGTTGTGCTCGCGAACCCATTTTTTTGGGAGGGAAATTATGTATGAACTCCTGCCGGTAAATTGGATTTTCCTGAACTCCATAGATATCACCGCCAATATATAGAAAACCGACGCAGTATAAAAGGCTTCAGTTCGACAGACTTATAAACGCTAAGATTAACGTTAGCACATGTTCCAGGGCTACGACAGAGACGCAAAGATACTCATAGCGGCAAACGCAGCCGGCCAGCTGTTCCTCCAGTTCTCGATATTCATCATGCCGTTCTATCTGACCGTCCTGGGATACAATATGGCAGCCATGGGGACGTTCTTTTCGATACAGACGTTCACAGGGGGACTGTTCTTCCTGATAGCCGGTCAGGTCTCACTGAGGCTTGGTTACCGGAGAACCCTCATCATCTCGGCCCTCCTCGGGCTTGTCGGAAGGCTCCTCCAGGTGGCCGCGATAAACGACTATGTCCTAGCCCTTGGATTCTTCCTCGTTGGTGCGAACATGGGATTGAGGCAACCCAACTTCACAGCCTTGCTTAGTGAGGAAGTCGGCGAGGAGAGGCGTCACCATGCGTTCTCAATAAGCTTCGGGCTGGGGACGATATTCAACGCCCTGGGAGTCCTCATAGCCGGTTTTGCCCCGGGCCTTTTCGTAGGGCTTGGGCTGAGCGAGGGTATAGCCTACCGGCTGGTCATCTCGCTGGCGCTCCTCCAGTTTGCCCTCGTGATTCCTGCCTTACTCATAATTCGCGATGTTCCCGTGAAGAATCCAAGGATAAACTGGAACCGCGAGCTGGTCGTCAAGATACTCAAGTTCTCCCTTCCGAGCGCGCTGATAGGCTTTGGCGCGGGGATAACCATACCCTACATGAGCCTCTACTTCAAGCTCCAGTTCGGACAGACTTTAGCGGCTATAAGCGGCATATTCTTCTTCCAGCAGCTGGCCATGGGGCTCGGCTCCTTCGGCCTTCCAAGGCTGGTTCACAGGATAGGGCCTGTGAAGGTGATAACGTCCTTCCAGAGCATAGCGGCCTTTCTCTTCGCGATAT comes from the Thermococcus thioreducens genome and includes:
- a CDS encoding isoaspartyl peptidase/L-asparaginase family protein, whose protein sequence is MPAIIVHGGAGTIRKEERIPKVIEGVREAVLAGWRELKRGSALDAVEEAVKALEDNPLFNAGTGSVLTLDGKVEMDAAIMRGKTLEAGAVAGIWGVKNPISVARKVMEKTDHVLLNGEGAVKFARLMGFEEYNPITDERLKQWEELRKKLIERGETKHWKKLNELIKEYPEVLRSTVGAVAFDGEEVVAGTSTGGVFLKMFGRVGDTPIIGGGTYANEVAGASCTGLGEVAIKLALAKSATDFVRLGMDAQAASDAAISLATRYFGRDTMGIIMVDSTGNVGFAKNTRHMSYAFMHDGMKGPEAGV
- a CDS encoding phosphate signaling complex PhoU family protein, whose translation is MEFRKIQFTGRSSYIISLPKKWVREHNLSQGDVVPLSINPDGSITIFPKEPRDVSEKKILHISREYSPDMAVRLVISAYIQGYDVLEIHLAEEMPIYKVKIRKILQSLPGVEIILDEPQRIVAKSLLDEEEVNLAELLNRIRSLIISMLGDLELLIASPGDGEILRDINDLENELDRFYFLIIRAVNRLLNKRGVTEESGIIKRTFDLLGILFIVRNIERIGDHIMRIAENPGAVNIQYLKEKFGHVMAQIEERDLGKIDRLMLELKEEIRSIDYRQSIALESYRRILEYLENIGETIINMALS
- a CDS encoding MFS transporter produces the protein MFQGYDRDAKILIAANAAGQLFLQFSIFIMPFYLTVLGYNMAAMGTFFSIQTFTGGLFFLIAGQVSLRLGYRRTLIISALLGLVGRLLQVAAINDYVLALGFFLVGANMGLRQPNFTALLSEEVGEERRHHAFSISFGLGTIFNALGVLIAGFAPGLFVGLGLSEGIAYRLVISLALLQFALVIPALLIIRDVPVKNPRINWNRELVVKILKFSLPSALIGFGAGITIPYMSLYFKLQFGQTLAAISGIFFFQQLAMGLGSFGLPRLVHRIGPVKVITSFQSIAAFLFAIFPSIETFLIASALYVVRSILMNIVWPINDSFMMGFFSTEEKATAAGIRRAFSTFMRGGGNYVGGLLFGMSLSYPFYATALLYVIATAIFYAFFIKHNK